The sequence below is a genomic window from Paucibacter aquatile.
TGGCGGCATGGCGCGCCGGGTGGCCTTGGCGCGCGCCATTGCGCTGGACCCGGACCTGGTTTTGTACGACGAGCCCTTTGCGGGCTTGGACCCCATATCCCTGGGTGTAGCTGCGCGCTTGATCCGCGACCTGAACGATGCGCTCGGATTGAGCAGCATCATCGTGTCCCATGATCTGCATGAAACCTTTACCATCGCCGACGAGGTGGCCATGATTGCCAATGGCCGCGTGGTCGCCCAGGGCACGCCGGACGACTTGCGCCACAGCAGCGACCCGCTGGTGCAGCAGTTCGTCGGTGCCCATGCCGATGGTCCCGTGCGTTTCCATCAGCCAGCTTGCCCGGTGAACCAGGATTTCGGTCTGGGGGTGTCGGCATGATGGCGACCCTGACGCAGTTCTCCGCCCGACTGGGCCGCACATTGCGACAGCAGTTGGTGGATTTGGGGTCCAGCACCCGGCTGTTTTTCCAGCTTCTGGCCCGCACGCCGGCCGCCCTGCTGCGTTTCTCGCTGGTGCGCGAGCAAATCTATTTCCTGGGCAATCGATCCTTGTCTCTGATCGGCGTCTCGGGCTTGTTCGTTGGCTTTGTGCTGGCGCTGCAGGGCTATTACACCTTGCAACGCTATGGTTCGGCCGAGGCCGTGGGCTTGCTGGTGGCGCTGAGCTTGGTGCGCGAGTTGGGTCCGGTGGTTTCTGCCCTCTTGTTTGCGGGCCGTGCCGGTACCTCTTTGACGGCAGAGATCGGCTTGATGAAGGCCGGCGAGCAACTGACCGCGATGGAAATGATGGCGGTCGATCCGTTGACCCGGGTGCTGGCGCCGCGTTTCTGGGGTGGCTTCATCGCCATGCCGCTGCTGGCGGCGCTGTTCTCGGCCATTGGCATCATCGGAGGCTGGCTGGTGGCCGTGCCCCTGATCGGCATTGATGCGGGCGCTTTCTGGTCGCAGATGCAGGGCGGCGTGGACGTCTGGGCCGATGTCGGCAATGGCGTCATCAAGAGTTTGGTCTTTGGTATCACCGTGACCTTTGTGGCTTTGCTGCAAGGCTATGCCTGCAAGCCCACGCCCGATGGCGTGGCGCAGGCGACCACGCGCACGGTGGTGATGTCGTCGTTGGCGGTGCTGGCACTGGACTTTGTGCTGACCGCGATGATGTTCTCGATTTGATTTGTAGGGGTAGAGGATGCAAGCCTCAAGGCATGACGCATGGGTGGGTTTCTTTGTGCTGCTGGGCGGCGCCGCGCTGCTGTTCCTGGCCCTCAAAGCCGGCAACCTGCTGAGCCTGAACTTTGACGAGACCTACCAGGTCACGGCCAAGTTCGACAATATCGGTGGCCTCAAGGCCCGCGCCGCGGTCAAGAGTGCCGGCGTGGTGATCGGCCGGGTGGAATCCATCACCTTCGATGACAAGAGCTTCCAGGCCAAGGTGGTGATGAAGCTCTACAAAAACGTGGCCTTTCCCAAGGACAGCTCTGCCAAGATCCTGACCGCCGGCCTGCTGGGTGAGCAGTACATCGGTCTTGAGGCCGGTGCGGACGAGAAGAACTTGGCTGCAGGCGACAACATCAGCCAGACGCAATCGGCCGTGGTGCTGGAAAACCTGATTGGCCAATTCCTTTACAACAAGGCCGCCGATTCCGGCACGCCGGCCGGCGGGGCCAAACCATGAGAGCCCGAATGGACCGCTCCTGGCGCCGTGTCGCACTGGTGCTGAGCATCCTCGTGCTGAGCGGATGCGCCAGCCTGCGTGGCCCGGGTGCGCCGGGCCAGAAACTCGACCCCTGGGAAAACTGGAACCGCAAGGTCTTCAACTTCAACGAGTCTTTGGACACCCATGTGCTCAAGCCCGTGGCCACCGTGTACAGCGACATCGTGCCCGCACCGGTGCGCCTGGCCGCGGACAATTTTTTTAGCAATGTGGCGGACGCCTGGTCGGCGGTGAATCTCTTGCTGCAGGGCCGCTTCAAGGCCAGCGTGGAGCAGGGCATGCGCTTTGCGGTGAACTCCACCCTGGGTTTCGGTGGCTTGATCGACATCTCCACCGAAGTGGGCCTGGAGCGCAAGAGCGAAGACCTGGGCAAGACCTTTGGTGTCTGGGGCACGGGTACGGGCGCCTACATCGTTTGGCCCCTGTTTGGCCCATCGTCCGTGCGTGACACCTTGGCGCTGCCCTTCGACCGCATCGCCACATCGCCTTCGCTCGTTGTCAAGGATGGCTACAGCAAGACGGCGCTGTCGGCCTTGCAACTGGTCAACGCTCGAGCCAACTTCTTGCGTGCAGGGGAGATGCTGGATGGCATTGCATTGGACAAGTACACCTTCATCCGTGATGCCTATCTGCAGCGCCGCGGCAGCTTTGGCAGCGATGACGAGTACGAAGTGCTGACGCCCGAAGCGCCTGCCGTTCCCGCGTCCAGCCCGCAAGCCGGGCCCTGAACGGGCTTGCGCTTGCTCGCCCCGAACGTTGACGCGCCTTGGGGTGGTGAACCGAATTTCGGCTCGCGCGTTGTGTATGACTGAGCCCCTCCGAGATTGAAAGGAACCGCAAGAATGATCGCCACCAAACGCCTGGTTCTGCGCAGCCTGCTGGCTGCCGCGTGTGCTTTTTCCGCCGCCCTGCCGCTGCAAACCGCCTGGGCGGCCGATGCCAGCGCGCCGGACACCTTGATCCGCCAGCTCTCGCTGGAGACTCTGGAGACGGTCAAGAGCGACAAGGCCATCCAGGCCGGCGATCTGCAGAAGATCATCAATCTGGTCGATGGCAAGGTCATGCCGCATGTCAATTTCCAGCGCATGACCTCGTCGGCCGTGGGTCGCTTCTGGCGCCAGGCCACGCCCGAGCAGCAGCAGCGCCTGCAGGATGAATTCAAGACTTTGCTGGTGCGCACCTACGCCGGCGCGCTGACCCAGGTCAAGGACCAGACCATCGCCCTGCGTCCGCTGCGCGCTTCGCCCAGCGACACCGAGGTGGTGGTCAAGACCGAGATCCGCGGCAAGGGCGATCCGATCCAGCTCGACTACCGCCTGGAAAAATCCGGCGCCGTCTGGAAGATCTACGACGTCAACGTGCTCGGCATCTGGCTGGCCGATCAATACCGCAACAGCTTCTCGCAAGAGATTGGCGCCAACGGCATCGACGGCCTGATCAAGGCCTTGACCGAGCGCAACCAGAAGGCTGCGGCCGCTGGCGGCAAGGCCTGAGGCGCGGAACGGTGAGCTCCATGCCCTCCATGCTCAAGCTGCCCGCTTCGGTGGGTTTGAGCGAAGCGGGTTTGCTGTGGCCCGGCCTGCAGCAGAGCCTGCGCGCCGAGTGCGCGCAGCTGCGCAGCGCGGCGGCCCGCGAGCTGAACCTCAGCCTCGCCGACTTGCAACATTTCGATTCGGCCGTGCTGACTCTGCTGATCAGCGCCGCACGCCTGTGCCAGGCTGAAGGCCTGAAGTTGCGCCTGCATGAGGTGCCGGCCAAGCTGCAGGAGCTGGCCCGGGTCTACGGCGTGGCCGAGCTGCTCTGGCCTGAGTTGGTGCCCGCCACCGCCGCTTGACGATGCCCAATGGCGCGCTGGGCTCCCGTCCGGCGTCTCTGTCGTTCAGCTGATGTAGCGTTTGCCGCGCAGATTGCGCTTGATCTCCTGCAGCATGGGCCGCAGGTCGGCGCCCAGGCGCAGGGCCACGCCGGTGGTCAGGATGTCCACCGCCGTCAGGTGCAGCAGGCGCGACACCATGGGGCTGTAACGGTCATAGTCCTCGGGGTGGTCCACCGCCAGCAAGACCTGGCCCGGGCTCAGGCCCAGCTGCGCCAGGGGCGAGCCACTGGCGGTGATGATGATGGTGGTCGCGCCTTTTTTGCGCGCGATCTCGGCCGCGTCCAGCAGGTCACGGCTGCGGCCGGAATTGCTGATGATGACGGCGCAATCGCCCGGCTGCAGCATGGTGGCACTCATCAGCTGCACATGGCCGTCGCTGCAGGCAGCGGTGTTGATGCCCAGGCGGAAGAACTTGTGCTGGGCATCCTGGGCCACGATGCCGGAGTTGCCCACGCCGTAGAACTCGATGCGGCGTTGGTTGCGCGCCGCTTCGGCCAAGGCATTGATGGCGCATTCAAACGCATGGCTGGCCGCGTCGTTGCGGTAGTGCAGCAAGGCAGCGACCGCGTTGTCCACCACCTTGACGATCAGGTCGCCGGGCTTCTCGTCCTCGTCCACCGCGCGGTGCACAAAGGGCACGCCTTCGTTGACGCTGCCGGCCAGCTTGCGCTTGAAATCGGTCAGGCCGTCATAGCCCACGCTGCGGCAAAAGCGCACCACGGTGGGCTTGGACACATGGGCCCGATCGGCCAGCTCGCTGACGGGCAGATTGGCAAAAGCCCGTGCATCGCCGAGCAAGAGCTTGGCCACCCGCTGCTCGGCCGGCGGCAGGGCCGGTAGCGCGGCCTTGACGCGTTCAAGAATGCTCATGTTTCTTCTGACCAGGCAAAGCCATCGCGCGCCACCAATGCGCTGGCGGCGGCCGGGCCCCAGGAGCCTGCGGTGTAGGGGCGGGGGCCGGCGCTGTCTTGCTTCCAGGCGTCGAGGATGGGCTCGACCCAGCGCCAAGCCTGCTCTTGCTCATCGCTGCGCACGAACAGGTTCAGTCGGCCGGCGATGGCGTCCAGCAGCAGGCGTTCGTAGGCGCCGACGCGGTTGCTGGCGAAGGCCTTGTCAAAGTCCAGGTCCAGCGACACGGGCGACAGGGCCTCGCCATGGGCGCCGCCCTTGGCGGCCAGCAGTTGCAGCTCCAGGCCGTCTTCCGGTTGTAGCTTGATCACCAGGCGGTTGGCCTGGTTGGTGCCCGGGAAAATCGGGTGCGGCACGGGGCGGAAGTTGATGACGATTTGCGCGTCACGGGCCGCCAGGCGTTTGCCGGTGCGCAGGTAGAAGGGCACGCCGGCCCAGCGCCAGTTCTGCACCTCGGTGCGCAGGGCGACAAAGGTTTCGCAGGGGCTGTCGGCCGGCACCTTGGCTTCGTCGAGATAACCTGGTACGGCCACGCCGCCCACCGTGCCGGCGCGGTACTGGCCGCGCACCACATCGCGGGCCACGCTCTCCGGCGTGAAGGGCTTGAGCGAGCGCAGCACCTTGAGCTTTTCGTCGCGGATGGCGTCGGCGTCGTTGGTCGAGGGCGGCTCCATGGCAATCATGGTCAGCAGCTGCAGGGCATGGTTCTGGATCATGTCGCGCAGCGCGCCGGTGCCGTCGTAGAAGGCGCCCCGTGTGCCCACGCCCAGCTCTTCGGCCAGGGTGATCTGGATGTTGGCGATGCTCTCGCGGCGCCACAGCGGTTCGAACAAGGCGTTGCCAAAGCGCAGGGCCGAGAGGTTCTGCACCGAGGGCTTGCCGAGGTAGTGGTCGATGCGGAAGGCCTGGCTTTCCTTGAAGACCGAGCGCACCACGGTGTTGATCTCTTGGGCGCTGGCCAAGTCGTGGCCCAGGGGTTTCTCCAGCACCACGCGCACGCGCTCGTGGTTCAGGCCAGCTTCGCCGAGCTGCTGGCAGATCTGGGTGAAGAGATGCGGGCTGGTGGCCAGGTACAGCACCACGGTGTCGGCACTGCGCTCGTCCAGCCAGTCCTTGAGGCGCTGGTAATGCTCGGGCTGGGACAGGTCCATGCGGCGGTAGTGCAGCAGGGCGGCGAAGCGTTCGAACTCTTCCTCATTGGGGCGCTTGGAGCCGTCCACCTCACGGAAGCGCTCCTTGAGCCATTCGCGGTAACGCTCGTCACTCATCTCGTCACGGGCCACGGCCAGAATGCGGCCGCCGGCCGGCAGCTTGCCGTGGCGGAAGGCCTGGAACAGGGCGGGCATGAGCTTGCGCCAGGTCAGGTCGCCAGTGCCGCCGAAGAAAACGAGATCGAAAGACATGAGATGGGCCCTGTTGCGGTTCATCGAAAAAATGAACCCTTGATGTAACAAAGTTTCTGGAATTATGATGCATGAGTTTCGTAATTCGGTCAATGCGGCCGGCCTTTTTTGCGGCGCTCATGGGGGTTTGCTCTCAAGCGCGGCTGTAACCGAGGCTCAGGCTTGCGGCGACAGGGACTGCGCAAGAGCGGTTCTAATGGAGGTTTGAACCGCTTTTTGGAGTGCCCCGTGAACCAGCTCGATCAACTCAAGTCCCTGACCACCGTCGTCGCCGACACCGGCAACTTTCTGCAGCTGGCCCAGTTCGCACCGCGCGACGCGACCACCAACCCCTCGCTGATCCTGAAAGCAGTGCAGTCGGCCGATTACGCGCCCCTGCTCAAGGACACCGTGGCTGCCCATCAAGGCAAGCCGCTGGACGAGATCGTCGACCAGGTGCTGGTGCGTTTCGGTCTGGAGATCCTCAAGGTCGTGCCGGGCCGTGTGTCGACCGAAGTCGATGCCCGCCTGAGCTTTGACCGCGCCGCCACCGTGGCCCGCGCGCGCCGCATCATGGCCTTGTACGAAGCCGCCGGCATCGGCCGTGAGCGCGTGCTGATCAAGATCGCCGCCACCTGGGAAGGCATCCAGGCCGCCGCTGAACTTGAGCGCGAAGGCATCCACTGCAATCTGACCCTGCTGTTCTCCTTCTGCCAGGCCGTGGCCTGCGGCGCCGCTGGCATCCAGCTGATCTCGCCCTTCGTCGGCCGCATTTACGACTGGTACAAGAAGAGCGCCGGTGCCGCCTGGGACGAAGCCGCCCAGGCCGGTGCCAACGATCCGGGCGTCAAGTCGGTCGCTCAGATCTACAACTACTTCAAGAAGCACGGCATCCAGACCGAGGTCATGGGTGCGAGCTTCCGCAATGTGGGCCAGATCCAGGCCCTGGCCGGCTGCGATCTGCTGACCATCAGCCCCGATCTGTTGAGCCAGCTGCAGGCCCTGGACGCGCCCCTGCCGCGCGCCCTGGATGCCGAGGCCGCGCGCGCCGCCGACATTGCTGCTGTTTCCTACGATGAAGCGGGTTTCCGCTTTGCCCTCAACCAGGATGCCATGGCCACCGAGAAGCTGGCCGAAGGCATCCGCCTGTTTGCCATTGACTCGGCCAAACTGGATCAGATGATCGCGAGTTGAAGATGTCCCCAGCACCGCATCTGCGTTGTGACCAAAGCCCGGCCTGGGCCGCTCTGACTGAGCGTTATCAGGCGAGCGGCCAGCATTTCGATCTGCGCCAGGCCTTTGCGGCCGAGCCGGCGCGTTTCGAGACCTGGTCGCTGCAAGCACCCGAGGTGTTTGCCGATCTGTCCAAGAACCGCATCGACACGCCGACTTTGCAGCTGCTGCTGCAGCTGGCGCGCGATTGCGGTCTGGAGGCTCAACGCGATGCGCTGCTGGCCGGCGCTCCGGTCAATCTGACCGAAGGCCGCGCGGTGCTGCACACGGCCCTGCGTGCGCCTGCGGGCCAGGGCTTGCACAGCGAGGACGTGCAGTCCTCGCTGAACCGCATGCTGGCTTTTGCCGAAGGCGTGCGTGACACGGCCACCAGCGGCATCCGCGATGTGGTGCACATCGGCATCGGCGGCAGCGACCTCGGCCCAGCCATGGTGGTGGGCGCCTTGCAGGCCTACACCCAGCCGGGGCTGAAGCTGCATTTTGTCTCCAATGTCGACGGCCATGATCTCGCGCCGCTGCTGCCCCAGCTGAACCCGGCGACCACGCTGTTCGTGATCGCCTCCAAGACCTTCACCACCCAAGAGACTCTGGCCAATGCCCTGGCGGCGCGGACCTGGTTCCTGGCCGCCGGTGGAACGGACGTGGCGCGCCACTTCGTTGCCACCAGCAGCAACACCGCGGCCGCTGCGGCTTTCGGCATCACCACGGCCTTCGGCTTCTGGGATTGGGTCGGCGGCCGCTATTCGCTGTGGTCGGTGATCGGCCTGCCGATCGCCATCGCCATCGGCGCGGAGAACTTCCGCGCCCTGCTGGCTGGTGCCCATGCCATGGACCGCCACTTCGCCGAGGCACCGCTGGAGCGCAATCTGCCAGTGCTGCTCGGTGTGCTGGATCTTTGGTACCGCAATTTCCACGGCTTCAGCAGCCGCAGCGTGGCGCCCTATCACCAGGGCCTGCGCCGCCTGCCGGCGTACCTGCAGCAGCTGGAGATGGAGAGCAATGGCAAGGGCGTGGACCTGCAGGGTCAGGCCTTGCCCTACGGCACCAGCCCGGTGGTCTGGGGCGAGGCGGGCACCAATGGCCAGCACGCCTACTTCCAGATGCTGCACCAGGGCACGGATGTGATTCCGGTCGAGTTCATTGCGGTGAAGCACCCGAACTTCGGCGCCCATGTGGCCGGTGATCTGGAGGCCTGCCTGCAAGACCAGCACCGCAAGCTGCTGGCCAACTGCCTGGCCCAGTCCCAGGCCCTGATGCAGGGCAAGCGCTTCGAGGAAGCCCTGGGCGAGAAGGCGCCCACCGCCTCGGCCGAGCTCGACCCCGGCACCGTGGCCCGCCACCGCAGCTTCCCCGGCAACCGTCCCAGCACCACCCTGGTATTGGATCGCCTGACGCCGTCATCGCTGGGCGCCTTGATCGCCCTCTACGAGCACCGTGTCTTCGTCAGCGGTGCGCTCTGGGGCATCAACAGCTTCGATCAGTGGGGCGTGGAACTGGGCAAGGCTCTGTGCAACAGCCTGCTGCCGCGCCTGAGCAGCGGCGACGCTGCCGGGCTGGATGGCTCGACCGCCGGCCTGCTGAACCATCTCTTGTCCGAGTGAACGCGTGAATATTGTTTTTGACTTCGGCGGTGTCCTGTTCCGCTGGCACCCGCCGAGCCTGCTGGCCCGCGTCTGGCCCCACCGCGTGGCCGACGCCGCCCAAGGCGAGGCCCTGGCGGCCGAGTTTTTTGAGAACTACGCTGGCGCCTGGGGCGCCTTCGACCAAGGCCTGATCGACGCGCCGACCGTGATCGAGCGCATTTCGGCGCGCACCGGCTGGCCGCCTGAAGAGGTGGCCCAGGTCGTGGCCGCCGTGCCCGATGAGTTGCAGCTTCAGCCCGGTACCGTGGCCTTGATCGAGGGCTTGAAGCAGGCGGGTCACCGCCTGTTCTTTCTCTCGAACATGCCCGCACCACTGGCCGATCATCTGGAGCGCAGCCACCCGCTGCATCAATGGTTCGAGCAGGGCGTGTTTTCGGGCCGGGTCCAGGTGGTCAAGCCTGGGGTGGAGATTTTTGAGCTGGCCTGCCGTCAGTTTGGCGTCGAGCCCGAGAGCTGCCTGTTCCTCGATGACCATCCGGTCAATATCGCCGCGGCCCAGGCCCTGGGTTGGCAAACCTTGTTGTTCCGTTCGGCCGAGCAGGCCAGTCAGGAATTGCGGGCGCGAGGCCTGCTGAGCGCGGCGCCTCAGTCAGTGAGGCAGTGAGTCGTCCTCGACGGGCGGGCTGGCTTCGACCCGGAAGTCTTCATTGGCCCAGGCCCCCAGATCGATCTGTCGGCAACGCTGGCTGCAAAACGGCCGCCAGCTGTTGCTGGGGGCGAAGATCGAATCGCCGCCACAAGTAGGGCAGGGCACGATGCGGGGCTGAGCGGGGGAGTCCATGGCGGATCAATCAGAAAACAAGTGGGGTGTCGCGGCCTGATCAGGCGCAGAGCGTCAGCTCGAAGCTGGCGTCCTGGTGGGCGGGCTTGAGCCGGCCTTCCTCGTCCTGACGCATCAGGCGGATGGACACCATCAGGCGGTGGCCGGTGATCTCGGGCACCAGGCCCAGGCTGGGGTCCAGGCGCATGCGCAGCAGCTGGTAGCTGCGGCCGGCACCCAGGCTTTGCTGGAACTGGCCGGCCACGGCCGCCACCTTGTGCGGCGAGCCGCTGTCGCGCAGCAGACCCAGCAGCACCTGCAGGGCCTCGGCCAGCGGCATCAGGCTTTGCGTCCACTGCATCAGGTCGTTACGGCGCCGGGCCGGCAGGAACTGCTGCCAGGTGTAGTAGGCGGGCAGATCGAACTCGCAGGTGCCGCCCGGGATGCTGATACGGCTGCGGATGCTCATCAGCCATTCATTGCTGGTCAGCACATGGCCGGCCTTGCCGGAGAGCTTGTTGAGGCCGTCGAAGGCATGGTCGATGCGGGCAATGACTTCATCGAGCACGCTCTCGGCAATCGCCGGATTGCCGCGGTAGCTGTTGAGCTGCACCTTGTGGCGCTCCAGCTCCTTGAGCAGGTCGGATTTGAGATCGGCCCGAGAGGCCACATCCATGATCTCGAAAATGGTGACCAGGGCGAAATGGTGATCGAGCGGGGTTTCGCGCGCCATCAGCTGTCCGAGCCGGTCGAACAGATGCTCCAGGCGCAGCATCGTGCGGATGCTCTCGTTGAATGGGTACTCGTAAAGGACCAAGGCGGCCATCCCTGTCGGTCAGCGTTGCTCGCAAGCGGGGCGCGGCTGCGCACCCGAGGCCGTGATTGTTTCACAGCCCATCGCTGCTCGACGCTTCATCGCGCCTGCAAGCGTCCTATTTTGTGCGGCGCCAGCGGGCGGCGAGGGTCAGGACTTGCGCCCGCAGCTCGCTCAAGCCGAGATCCTGGTTGTGGATCACGGCATCGGCACAGGCGCGGCGCTGGGACCTGCTGGCCTGGGCGTTCAGCACGGCCTGCACGGCCTCGCGGCTCAAGCCCGAGCGTTGCGTGACGCGCTCGATTTGCAGAGCCTCGGCGCAATCCACCACCAGCACCCGGTCGACGCGTTGACGCCAGCGGCCCGACTCCACCAGCAGGGGCACATCAAAGACGATCAGATCACTGGCGGCCGCAGCAGCGGCACGCGCGGTCTCGGCGCTGATCATGGGGTGAAGGATGGCTTCCAGGCGCTGGCGCGCGGCCGGATCGGCGAACACCAGCTCGCGCATGACGCTGCGCACCAGGCCTTCATCGGCATTCACCACATGCGGGCCAAAGGCGGCGGCAATGGCGGGCAGGGCCGCACCACCGGGCGCGGTCAAGGCGCGCGAGATGGCGTCGGTGTCGATCAGTGCGGCGCCGGCCTCGACCCAGAAGCCGGCCACCGTGCTCTTGCCGCTGCCGATGCCACCGGTCAGGCCGATGCGCACAGGCGGCTGCGGCACGTTCACGCCCAGCCCAGCCAGCCCAGCACGCGCTCCTGGCCCGCAAACAGCACGACCAGGCCGCCGCCGGCCAGGAAGGGGCCGAAGGGCACGTAGCGGCCTTCACGCAGCTGGGCATTGAGCTTCATGGCAATGCCGACGATGGCACCGATCAGCGAGGCACCCAGCACGATGGGCAGAATCATCTGCCAACCCAGCCAGGCACCGAGGGCGGCCAGCAGCTTGAAGTCGCCATAGCCCATGCCCTCCTTGCCTGTGGCCAGCTTGAACAGCCAGTAGATGGACCAGAGCGAGAGATAGCCCACCAAGGCGCCGGTCAAGGCCGAGTTCAAGGGCAGGGCGGTCAAGCCCAGCAGGGAAGCCGCCAGGCCGGCCCAGAGCAAGGGCTGGTTCAGCGAATCGGGCAGCAGGGTGGTGTCCCAGTCGATGGCCGCCAGGGCCAGCAAGGTGGCACCGAAGCCGCACCAGAGCAGGGTCTCGGGCCGGGCGCCGAAGCGCCAGGACAGGGCGG
It includes:
- a CDS encoding prepilin peptidase, with protein sequence MTPDYEWLLSPAMLGLLGLCIGSFLNVVIHRLPLMMERQWLMDSAAQLSDAAELKKAAAWKSVEADTLARSAQSLSQQLDKLPHLGIATPRSRCPHCGHQLAWHENLPLIGWLRLGGKCAACKATISKRYPLIELATGLLFAALSWRFGARPETLLWCGFGATLLALAAIDWDTTLLPDSLNQPLLWAGLAASLLGLTALPLNSALTGALVGYLSLWSIYWLFKLATGKEGMGYGDFKLLAALGAWLGWQMILPIVLGASLIGAIVGIAMKLNAQLREGRYVPFGPFLAGGGLVVLFAGQERVLGWLGWA